In Cydia strobilella chromosome 8, ilCydStro3.1, whole genome shotgun sequence, one DNA window encodes the following:
- the LOC134743352 gene encoding myophilin-like has product MAENRAGKAGINADAQARINSKYNDDVARETLEWVRVLTGQPANTSGDVENLYKVLKDGTLLCKLVNAIQEGSVKKINQSTMAFKCMENINAFLEAAKKLGVPPQETFQTIDLWERQNLYSVVICLQSLGRKAGNYGKPSIGPKEADRNVREFSEAQLKAGQNVISLQYGTNKGQQTGISFGGRRQI; this is encoded by the coding sequence ATGGCAGAGAACCGCGCGGGGAAAGCTGGCATCAACGCTGACGCCCAGGCCAGAATTAACAGCAAGTATAACGATGACGTCGCGCGCGAGACGCTCGAGTGGGTCAGGGTTCTCACCGGACAGCCCGCCAACACCTCCGGCGACGTCGAAAACCTCTACAAAGTCCTTAAAGACGGTACCCTGCTCTGTAAGCTAGTCAACGCCATCCAGGAGGGCTCCGTTAAGAAGATCAACCAGTCCACCATGGCATTCAAGTGCATGGAGAACATAAACGCCTTCTTGGAAGCGGCTAAGAAGCTGGGTGTACCTCCTCAGGAAACTTTCCAGACCATCGACTTGTGGGAGAGGCAGAACCTTTACTCTGTCGTGATCTGCCTGCAGTCTTTGGGAAGGAAAGCCGGTAACTACGGGAAGCCGTCGATCGGGCCCAAGGAGGCCGACAGGAACGTGCGGGAGTTCAGCGAGGCCCAGCTCAAGGCCGGCCAGAACGTCATCTCCTTGCAATACGGCACCAACAAAGGGCAGCAGACTGGCATCTCTTTCGGAGGCAGGCGGCAAATATAA